A genomic segment from Candidatus Korarchaeum sp. encodes:
- a CDS encoding 50S ribosomal protein L18e, with amino-acid sequence MKPTGPTNMRLVRMIRNLEIASRVNDAPIWRAVAEKLKRPTRRRIEVNLWKIEKYSDGVAAVIVPGKVLGEGEITKPVIVAAAGFTKSAKRKIEEAGGKAILLDDYVKINPKGSYTRIIG; translated from the coding sequence TTGAAACCGACGGGACCCACTAACATGAGGCTAGTGAGGATGATAAGGAATCTCGAGATAGCATCTAGGGTGAACGATGCGCCTATCTGGAGGGCTGTGGCTGAGAAGTTGAAGAGGCCGACGAGGAGGAGGATAGAGGTCAATCTATGGAAGATAGAGAAATATTCAGATGGTGTGGCTGCTGTAATAGTCCCAGGGAAGGTCTTGGGGGAAGGTGAGATAACTAAACCGGTGATAGTCGCAGCAGCTGGCTTCACAAAGTCAGCTAAGAGGAAGATAGAGGAAGCAGGAGGAAAAGCTATCCTGTTGGATGATTACGTTAAGATAAACCCAAAGGGATCTTACACAAGGATAATCGGGTGA
- a CDS encoding signal recognition particle receptor subunit alpha yields the protein MVLEKLGNSLRNAVSRIMGKSIVDEAAVNEFIREIQRSLIEADVDVKLVLEMSKRIKERALKESPPPGFTRRDLAVKILYEELTNLLGRKPAEIPIESKKTNVILMVGIEGSGKTTTAAKLAFWLSKRFGRVGIISADVVRPASKLQIEQLVGPDIPVFSKESRDPVEIMREGIEFFKRERYNFVIIDTAGRHKDERGLMDELDSYKEIGPDLVILTIDGTIGQAAYAQARAFAERVPVGGVIVTKLDGAAKGGGALSAVAASGAPILFIGTGEKIEDLERFDPERFVSRLLGGGDIIELAMRIEEAFKESRLMERISRGKFDLEDFREYIQQLGKAGPMEKLLEMIPGISGRMQYLDMSSEEMRKWVAIINSMTPEERRDPSLIRGSRIERIARGAGVTAKEVRKLLKSYNQAKKFIESISSESKAMRLFRRMGISG from the coding sequence TTGGTTCTAGAGAAGCTGGGGAACTCCCTCAGGAACGCTGTGAGTAGGATAATGGGTAAATCGATCGTAGATGAGGCTGCTGTTAATGAGTTCATTCGGGAGATCCAGAGGTCCCTGATAGAAGCCGATGTCGATGTCAAGCTCGTCTTGGAGATGAGTAAGAGGATTAAGGAGAGGGCCCTGAAGGAGAGCCCACCGCCGGGCTTCACTAGAAGGGACTTAGCTGTAAAGATACTCTACGAGGAGCTCACGAATCTCTTGGGGAGGAAGCCAGCTGAGATACCTATTGAGAGTAAGAAGACGAACGTGATCCTGATGGTGGGGATAGAGGGTTCAGGGAAGACAACTACTGCCGCTAAACTGGCTTTCTGGTTATCGAAGAGATTCGGGAGAGTCGGGATAATCTCTGCTGATGTCGTGAGACCGGCTTCCAAACTTCAGATAGAGCAACTAGTCGGTCCGGATATCCCCGTCTTCTCCAAGGAATCCAGGGATCCCGTGGAGATAATGAGGGAGGGTATAGAGTTCTTCAAGAGGGAGAGATATAACTTCGTGATAATAGATACAGCAGGGAGGCATAAGGACGAGAGGGGCCTGATGGATGAACTAGATTCCTATAAGGAGATAGGGCCCGATCTAGTCATCTTAACGATAGATGGGACGATCGGGCAAGCAGCTTACGCTCAAGCGAGGGCTTTCGCTGAGAGAGTCCCTGTGGGAGGTGTCATAGTGACTAAGCTCGATGGGGCAGCGAAGGGAGGTGGCGCTCTCTCAGCAGTAGCTGCATCAGGGGCTCCGATACTCTTCATAGGTACTGGAGAGAAGATAGAGGATCTCGAGAGGTTCGATCCAGAGAGATTCGTTTCCAGGCTCCTAGGCGGTGGGGATATAATTGAACTCGCTATGAGGATAGAAGAGGCATTCAAGGAGAGCAGGTTGATGGAGAGGATTTCTAGGGGGAAGTTCGACTTAGAGGATTTCAGGGAATACATTCAGCAACTTGGGAAAGCTGGTCCTATGGAGAAGCTCCTGGAGATGATCCCTGGGATCAGTGGGAGGATGCAGTACCTCGATATGAGCTCCGAGGAGATGAGGAAGTGGGTAGCGATAATAAATTCGATGACTCCCGAGGAGAGGAGGGATCCCTCCTTAATAAGAGGATCCAGGATAGAGAGGATAGCTAGAGGAGCTGGAGTCACAGCTAAAGAAGTCAGGAAGTTGTTGAAATCTTATAATCAAGCGAAGAAGTTCATAGAGTCTATATCATCTGAATCCAAAGCTATGCGTCTCTTCAGGAGGATGGGCATAAGTGGATGA
- a CDS encoding 50S ribosomal protein L13, giving the protein MNFDLVIDAENKILGRIASLVAKELLKGKRVAIVNAEKAVISGNPATILKKYQTRRSIQSRMNPKKSPVQPRTPDRIVWKTVRGMLPMKKAKGREALRRLRVFIGVPEELANVEKDSIIKGDVKYTIDSLKPKESKRYITVLTLSKLLGWGGKYVSES; this is encoded by the coding sequence ATGAATTTTGATCTCGTTATAGATGCTGAGAATAAGATCCTCGGCAGGATAGCTTCTTTAGTTGCTAAGGAGCTTTTGAAGGGAAAGAGGGTCGCGATAGTGAATGCGGAGAAGGCAGTAATCTCAGGAAATCCAGCGACGATACTCAAGAAATATCAGACGAGGAGGTCTATCCAGAGCAGAATGAACCCGAAGAAATCTCCAGTGCAACCTAGGACGCCCGATAGGATTGTATGGAAGACCGTGAGGGGGATGCTCCCGATGAAGAAAGCTAAGGGTAGGGAGGCCCTTAGGAGGCTCAGGGTCTTCATAGGGGTCCCGGAGGAGCTCGCAAATGTAGAGAAGGATTCTATAATAAAAGGGGATGTTAAATACACGATAGATTCCCTGAAGCCTAAGGAGAGCAAGCGTTATATTACTGTCCTCACGCTCTCGAAACTGTTAGGTTGGGGCGGGAAATATGTCTCCGAAAGCTAA
- a CDS encoding MFS transporter, translating into MHLTELLDRVEIGRFHYKILLTSSLIYGLTGMDVMLIASLVRPIAREWGLDTITVGYLLSVGYLGMFLGALLFGRLADVIGRRKVLISVIIIESIFTASCGLAPDLLTLYALRFLAGIGLGGALPQPAVYVSEYIPKGKRGLFLGLVETSWVYGAILSLLIPYFLLPSLGWRLTFSVALLPLIALPLTLAYLPESLRFLIARGRVEDVNSLLRKIGVTELEEVRFDSVKKHSLRDLFSPEYMKRTVLLFILWGGLIYTYHGIFLWLPTIYAKQFGLEDVTSIGWSLLVTLFQIPGYYSASFLLDKIGRKKVLAIYLTAAGLASALLSLRIDLIWVFIFSSTISFFNLGAWAGLYAYTPELYPTEIRGTGSGAAASFGRLMGILAPSITGYLFATTGLSGPFIVFSFVHIFAGLSVILLGIETMGKSLEELV; encoded by the coding sequence ATGCACCTAACGGAGCTCTTGGATAGAGTTGAGATAGGGAGATTCCACTACAAGATACTATTGACCTCCTCCCTAATCTACGGCCTCACTGGAATGGATGTGATGCTTATCGCATCCCTAGTGCGTCCTATAGCTAGGGAATGGGGACTGGATACTATCACAGTGGGCTATCTGTTGAGCGTAGGTTACCTCGGCATGTTCTTAGGCGCTCTGCTATTCGGCAGGTTAGCTGATGTTATAGGTAGGAGGAAAGTCCTAATATCTGTCATAATAATAGAATCAATTTTCACAGCATCCTGCGGATTAGCCCCAGATTTATTAACACTTTATGCACTCAGATTCCTGGCTGGGATAGGGCTGGGCGGGGCATTGCCTCAGCCGGCTGTCTACGTCTCGGAGTACATACCTAAGGGGAAGAGGGGATTATTCCTAGGCCTCGTAGAGACTAGTTGGGTCTACGGGGCAATACTATCCTTACTGATACCATATTTCCTGCTCCCATCTCTAGGGTGGAGATTGACTTTCTCAGTAGCTCTGCTCCCCTTGATAGCTCTTCCCCTCACGTTAGCTTACCTACCCGAGAGCCTCAGGTTCCTAATAGCGAGGGGAAGGGTAGAGGACGTCAATTCCCTGTTACGTAAGATAGGGGTAACCGAATTGGAGGAAGTAAGATTTGACTCTGTTAAGAAGCACAGTTTGAGGGACCTCTTCTCCCCGGAGTACATGAAGAGGACCGTGCTCCTCTTCATCCTCTGGGGAGGGCTCATATACACGTATCACGGGATATTCCTCTGGCTCCCCACGATATACGCGAAGCAGTTCGGATTGGAAGATGTCACATCCATAGGGTGGAGCTTACTAGTCACTCTCTTCCAGATACCCGGTTACTACTCTGCATCGTTCCTCTTAGATAAGATAGGGAGGAAGAAGGTCCTCGCGATATACCTAACGGCTGCTGGACTTGCATCCGCTCTTCTGAGCCTCAGAATTGATCTCATTTGGGTTTTCATCTTCAGCTCTACGATATCCTTCTTCAACTTGGGGGCTTGGGCTGGTCTTTACGCTTATACTCCAGAGCTCTATCCTACTGAGATAAGGGGGACTGGCTCTGGTGCTGCAGCTAGCTTCGGTAGGCTCATGGGAATATTAGCTCCATCGATAACCGGTTATCTATTCGCGACCACCGGTCTCTCGGGTCCCTTCATCGTATTCTCCTTCGTACATATATTCGCGGGCCTATCAGTCATTTTACTCGGCATCGAAACAATGGGAAAATCTTTAGAAGAGCTTGTCTGA
- a CDS encoding tRNA pseudouridine(54/55) synthase Pus10 yields the protein MDELRGIVLCEFCEASILGRPIGRLLNKLLSLLNSESPSGESCDLCGGLLSRELGGMLRKALSKLEGVEISSLKAGVSLPDILIEREDRIRANYNPPAMRSLKVTLTKLLDLALNSLTGIKISQDPDAILIFDLEGGDVKLELAPVFISGRYRKLQRGISQSRRKCSACGGRGCEACNWKGKIPQGSVEGIIGEVMREFFSAEDYVLHGAGREDVDARMLGEGRPFVMELVSPRKRNADLRELESEINKRAAGLIEVRNLEFSSRERIRILKEKSPNVKKLYRALVEVEGGISDEELLLLKRLEGALVKQRTPKRVLWRRSDITRLKRVYEVNFKRIDDKKFELFVLCDGGLYVKELISGDDGRTSPSVTEILGKKSFCSELDVLEVMVE from the coding sequence GTGGATGAGCTCAGGGGGATCGTCCTCTGTGAGTTCTGTGAGGCCAGCATACTGGGTAGACCGATAGGCAGGCTCCTGAATAAGTTGTTGAGTCTGCTGAATTCTGAGAGCCCCTCAGGGGAGAGTTGTGATCTCTGCGGTGGACTCTTGAGTAGAGAGCTCGGGGGGATGCTGAGAAAGGCCTTGAGTAAGCTCGAAGGGGTGGAGATATCGTCATTGAAAGCGGGCGTCTCGCTACCAGATATCTTGATAGAGAGAGAGGACAGGATAAGAGCGAATTACAACCCTCCAGCGATGAGGTCCCTCAAGGTCACTCTGACGAAATTACTAGATTTAGCGTTGAATTCCCTCACTGGCATCAAGATAAGTCAGGATCCAGATGCTATCCTGATATTCGATCTCGAGGGAGGGGATGTCAAGTTAGAATTAGCCCCTGTATTCATCTCCGGTAGGTATAGGAAGCTTCAGAGGGGGATCTCTCAATCGAGGAGGAAGTGTTCTGCGTGCGGGGGTAGGGGATGTGAGGCATGCAATTGGAAGGGCAAGATCCCTCAGGGAAGCGTTGAGGGTATTATAGGAGAGGTTATGAGGGAGTTCTTCTCAGCTGAAGATTACGTCCTTCACGGGGCCGGGAGGGAAGACGTAGACGCTAGAATGTTAGGTGAGGGGAGGCCGTTCGTGATGGAGTTAGTGAGCCCTAGGAAGAGGAACGCGGATCTGAGGGAGCTGGAATCTGAGATAAATAAGAGAGCAGCTGGCCTAATTGAAGTTAGAAATTTGGAATTTTCCTCGAGAGAGAGAATAAGAATATTAAAGGAAAAATCACCGAACGTTAAAAAATTATATAGAGCTTTAGTAGAAGTAGAGGGGGGAATTAGTGACGAGGAGCTCCTGCTCTTGAAGAGGCTAGAGGGGGCTCTGGTAAAGCAGAGGACACCTAAGAGAGTTCTCTGGAGGAGGTCCGATATAACTAGATTGAAGAGGGTATACGAGGTGAATTTCAAGAGGATAGATGACAAAAAATTTGAGTTATTTGTCCTATGCGATGGTGGACTTTACGTTAAGGAACTCATCAGTGGGGATGATGGAAGGACTAGTCCCAGTGTGACCGAGATCCTGGGGAAAAAATCTTTTTGTAGTGAACTAGATGTACTCGAGGTGATGGTTGAGTAA
- a CDS encoding DUF655 domain-containing protein — MWRLAQGRRRPHDSWAYVLYVDEAKRRVQLVGDRYFILMEFVLRPNVNVNVMDKIYVGKGARKEVSKFVRYLTYEELPPTAKMILESVISRIVREGEQFFINLFNESVPVTTRLHQLELLPGIGKKTLLKILEERAKKPFSSFSDLAERAGIKDPAELIVRRVMDEMMGKDKYYILVAPKEILEIEEEEIR; from the coding sequence ATGTGGAGGCTTGCGCAAGGCAGGAGGAGACCTCACGATAGCTGGGCTTACGTCCTATATGTGGATGAGGCTAAGAGGAGGGTCCAGTTAGTCGGAGATAGGTATTTCATACTCATGGAATTTGTCCTTAGGCCCAACGTCAATGTCAATGTAATGGATAAGATATACGTAGGTAAGGGGGCTAGGAAGGAGGTCAGTAAGTTCGTGAGATACCTCACGTATGAGGAACTCCCCCCGACAGCTAAGATGATCCTGGAATCCGTTATCTCAAGGATAGTGAGAGAGGGGGAACAATTCTTCATCAATTTGTTCAATGAAAGCGTTCCCGTGACTACTAGGCTACATCAACTCGAGCTACTACCTGGGATAGGTAAAAAGACTCTCTTAAAGATACTCGAGGAGAGAGCGAAGAAGCCCTTCTCTAGTTTCTCAGATCTCGCTGAGAGAGCTGGTATAAAGGACCCCGCGGAGCTTATAGTGAGGAGAGTGATGGATGAGATGATGGGTAAGGATAAATATTATATACTTGTGGCACCCAAGGAAATATTAGAAATTGAGGAAGAGGAAATTAGATAA
- a CDS encoding 30S ribosomal protein S9, whose translation MSPKAKEVYALASARRKTARAMAVIRKGSGRLYINGLPIEVFAPNEFVRMKILEPLWLAMDYVKDLDIFARVKGGGFMAQADALRMAIGRALVNYTKSDRLKEIFKEYDRTILKGDPRQTEPKKYGGRSARARFQKSYR comes from the coding sequence ATGTCTCCGAAAGCTAAGGAAGTATACGCTCTAGCGTCAGCTAGGAGGAAGACTGCTAGGGCTATGGCTGTGATAAGGAAGGGATCCGGGAGGCTATACATAAATGGCTTACCCATAGAAGTCTTCGCGCCTAATGAGTTCGTTAGGATGAAGATACTTGAGCCACTGTGGTTAGCGATGGATTACGTCAAGGACTTAGACATATTCGCGAGAGTGAAGGGAGGGGGTTTCATGGCTCAGGCCGACGCCCTGAGGATGGCTATCGGCAGGGCCTTAGTCAACTACACAAAGAGCGATCGCCTGAAGGAGATCTTCAAGGAATACGATAGGACTATATTGAAGGGAGATCCAAGGCAGACAGAACCTAAGAAGTACGGTGGTAGGAGCGCTAGGGCCAGGTTCCAGAAGTCTTATAGGTGA
- a CDS encoding cytochrome ubiquinol oxidase subunit I has protein sequence MIPQVYFIALVFGIHIVAVNLGIALSTIIPLLKRKADLTRNERLDGIAKGIFRIYAAIYAIAGVMGTAFTVFLLSFYPEFIGIAGNITLLPFGIAILSILVHFLAIVLYYYGWDSFPRWAHLSSGILLAITAYTIPLGFRLVFAFLNTPAGLKIDGKPYIDAFEALTNPTFAPLYLKSIFGAITFGSLFISALSAYRIARERSEESSQIYSTSLRIAVIGTFIMLILGPWYSMSLISTPMKFNNIFRSFGWGLGGAETVDMSWLFLIKIILIAVQIYAILRLMFGNVNFKLSALATTSAALTILTGEYLNMFSQYPYFLANLPIVADKIPEPWRTVLGRALYLENVSPLANDPTLLSITALGVAILLAAIGYFIYETLIKGE, from the coding sequence ATGATCCCGCAGGTCTACTTCATAGCTCTCGTTTTCGGCATACATATAGTGGCCGTTAATCTGGGGATAGCTCTCTCTACGATAATACCACTGCTGAAGAGGAAGGCCGATCTAACGAGGAACGAGAGGTTGGATGGAATAGCTAAGGGGATCTTCAGGATATATGCAGCTATATATGCGATAGCTGGAGTCATGGGGACTGCCTTCACAGTATTCCTGCTCAGCTTCTATCCGGAGTTCATAGGGATCGCTGGAAACATAACACTGCTCCCATTCGGGATAGCGATACTCTCAATACTGGTCCACTTCCTAGCTATAGTGCTCTACTACTACGGTTGGGACTCCTTCCCGAGATGGGCTCACCTCTCCTCCGGGATCCTATTAGCTATCACAGCATACACAATACCCCTGGGCTTCAGGCTGGTTTTCGCCTTCCTGAACACGCCAGCTGGACTTAAAATAGATGGAAAGCCCTATATAGATGCTTTCGAGGCCCTAACCAACCCGACTTTCGCGCCCCTCTACCTCAAGAGTATCTTCGGCGCCATAACGTTCGGCTCCCTCTTCATCTCAGCCCTGTCAGCTTATCGAATAGCTAGGGAGAGGAGTGAGGAGAGCTCCCAGATTTACTCTACTTCATTGAGGATAGCTGTAATAGGGACTTTCATAATGCTGATACTGGGCCCATGGTACTCCATGTCATTGATATCGACGCCGATGAAGTTCAACAATATCTTCAGATCCTTCGGATGGGGATTAGGCGGAGCTGAGACAGTCGACATGAGCTGGCTCTTCCTGATCAAGATAATACTCATAGCTGTCCAGATATACGCTATACTGAGACTAATGTTCGGTAACGTTAACTTCAAGCTCTCAGCTCTCGCAACGACATCGGCAGCTCTCACGATATTGACTGGAGAGTACCTGAATATGTTCAGTCAGTACCCGTACTTCCTAGCTAATCTACCGATAGTAGCTGATAAGATACCTGAACCATGGAGGACAGTGCTGGGGAGAGCTCTATACCTGGAGAACGTTAGTCCACTGGCCAACGACCCCACACTGCTCTCAATAACAGCTCTCGGGGTAGCGATATTGCTCGCAGCGATAGGCTACTTCATATATGAAACGCTGATTAAAGGAGAATAA
- a CDS encoding 50S ribosomal protein L21e, which produces MGRRSAGFLHKSRDFLSKSPRERGRPSPAKFLKEFEVGDKVVIDVEPSIRRGMPHRRYQGKVGVVTGKRGEAYLVDVKIGGKTKHLIVLPVHLKKHAG; this is translated from the coding sequence ATGGGTAGGAGATCAGCTGGGTTCCTCCATAAGTCGAGGGACTTCCTATCGAAGAGCCCGCGTGAGAGGGGCAGGCCATCCCCTGCGAAGTTCCTCAAGGAATTCGAAGTGGGCGATAAAGTAGTAATAGATGTGGAACCATCGATCAGAAGGGGGATGCCTCACAGGAGATATCAGGGAAAGGTGGGTGTCGTGACTGGTAAGAGAGGAGAAGCTTATCTCGTGGACGTCAAGATAGGTGGTAAGACGAAGCACTTGATAGTCCTCCCCGTCCACCTCAAGAAGCACGCAGGATGA
- a CDS encoding DNA-directed RNA polymerase subunit D, translated as MRSLKVRVIELSDQRTLLVLEGVSPSFANSIRRAIIAEVPTFAIDEVIFFENTTPFFDEYIAHRLAMIPLKTSLDVVRVDPNRTVVLELSKKAKDPIEIVYSGELKSSDPLIYPANDKIPIIKMRKGQKLRFQAIARIGRGKDHSKWSPAAAVGYSYMPIYELKDPVDCDLSQCSGCIELDGGISRVEYPVLCEGCLEALERCRVRNPDKIVRRWDESRIIISYESTGSLRPEEIFSEALNQLKGKLGELLSKI; from the coding sequence GTGAGGAGCTTGAAAGTGAGAGTGATTGAGTTATCTGATCAAAGGACTCTCCTGGTCCTAGAGGGGGTCTCTCCATCGTTCGCGAACTCGATAAGGAGGGCAATAATAGCAGAAGTCCCGACTTTCGCGATAGACGAAGTCATATTCTTTGAGAACACCACGCCCTTCTTCGATGAATATATAGCGCATAGGTTAGCGATGATACCGCTCAAGACGAGCTTAGATGTAGTGAGGGTCGATCCGAATAGGACTGTAGTGTTAGAATTGTCGAAGAAGGCGAAGGATCCGATAGAGATAGTCTATTCAGGGGAGCTCAAGTCCTCGGATCCCCTCATATATCCGGCTAACGATAAGATACCGATAATAAAGATGAGGAAAGGGCAGAAATTGAGGTTCCAGGCTATAGCTAGGATCGGCAGAGGGAAGGATCATTCCAAGTGGTCGCCGGCTGCAGCAGTCGGTTATAGTTACATGCCAATTTACGAACTGAAGGATCCAGTAGATTGTGATCTGAGCCAGTGCTCTGGCTGCATCGAGTTGGATGGTGGAATTTCGAGAGTAGAATACCCAGTCCTCTGCGAGGGATGTTTGGAGGCTCTGGAGAGGTGCAGGGTCAGGAACCCGGATAAGATAGTCAGGAGGTGGGATGAATCCAGGATCATAATAAGCTATGAATCCACTGGTTCTCTGAGACCGGAGGAGATATTCAGTGAGGCATTGAATCAACTTAAGGGGAAGCTCGGGGAGCTGCTCAGTAAGATATAG
- a CDS encoding PINc/VapC family ATPase, which produces MSDSIYVLSSDVLMRSLARYEPGYSMIKGSKLIIPEEVLSKIEEDALRGDRFSVGALGEIIWLQELAREGYIEEVKVEGHRGKGIDALQELAKKFSAKVLTGDRITTLSLLARGVDVHYIGPRMDGLRIYDYFDEETMSVHLKEGAPPMAKKGRPGNFRLVKLSDKKLEEFEVRTIAYEILERAKTGIDAFIEVMYDDAYIVQLGDLRVLAAFPPFSDGIEITAVRPLVKVTLDDYNLSDKLKRRLSERAEGILIAGPPGAGKTTFASALAEFYREKGRIVKTLESPRDLQVGPEITQYGKLAGSFENTADLLLLVRPDYVIFDEMRKTQDFKIFVDMRLAGVGMVGVVHCGFPIEAIQRFIDRVDLGVLPHVVDTVIFIKDGRIEKVYSLKITVKMPTGMRDVALARPVVLVKDFETDTVEYEIYTFGEEVIVMPISIKEPLVEGAPKFRLKRRKHTIILDLGPAMSDTEVTIYSGEREVVTLVTDSRGRITLAKSSPLGRKILEAIKNENLRVVPGERSEEYEFPSE; this is translated from the coding sequence ATGAGTGATTCAATATACGTGCTGAGTTCAGACGTGCTGATGAGATCTCTAGCGAGATATGAGCCGGGATACTCTATGATAAAGGGATCTAAGCTCATAATACCGGAAGAAGTACTCTCTAAGATAGAGGAAGATGCTCTAAGAGGAGATAGGTTCAGTGTGGGCGCTTTAGGGGAGATAATATGGCTTCAAGAACTCGCGAGGGAGGGTTACATAGAGGAAGTGAAGGTCGAGGGTCATAGGGGGAAGGGGATAGACGCTCTACAGGAACTAGCTAAGAAGTTCTCAGCGAAGGTCCTCACAGGGGACAGGATAACCACCCTATCCCTACTAGCTAGGGGAGTGGATGTCCATTACATAGGCCCTAGGATGGATGGACTGAGGATATATGACTACTTCGACGAGGAGACGATGAGCGTCCATCTGAAAGAAGGAGCCCCACCTATGGCGAAGAAAGGACGTCCAGGGAACTTCAGATTAGTTAAGCTCTCGGATAAGAAACTGGAGGAATTCGAAGTGAGGACGATAGCTTACGAAATACTGGAGAGAGCGAAGACGGGGATAGACGCGTTCATAGAGGTGATGTACGACGATGCTTACATAGTGCAACTCGGGGATCTCAGGGTATTGGCGGCCTTCCCCCCATTCTCAGATGGTATCGAGATAACTGCTGTCAGACCCCTCGTCAAGGTCACTTTAGATGATTACAACTTGAGCGATAAGCTGAAGAGGAGGTTGAGTGAGAGAGCTGAAGGTATCTTGATAGCTGGACCTCCGGGCGCTGGAAAGACGACTTTCGCGAGCGCATTAGCGGAGTTCTATAGGGAGAAGGGGAGGATAGTGAAGACACTCGAGTCACCCAGGGACCTACAAGTAGGGCCCGAGATAACTCAATACGGGAAGCTAGCTGGTTCCTTCGAGAACACAGCAGATCTCCTCCTCTTAGTCAGGCCGGATTACGTGATATTCGATGAGATGAGGAAGACTCAAGACTTCAAGATATTCGTGGATATGAGGCTAGCTGGTGTAGGGATGGTTGGTGTCGTTCACTGCGGCTTCCCGATAGAGGCGATACAGAGGTTCATAGATAGAGTGGACTTAGGAGTCCTTCCTCACGTAGTCGATACTGTCATATTCATAAAGGACGGGAGGATCGAGAAAGTATACTCCCTGAAGATAACGGTGAAGATGCCGACGGGGATGAGGGATGTAGCTCTAGCGAGGCCAGTGGTCTTAGTTAAGGACTTCGAGACGGATACAGTAGAGTACGAGATTTACACATTTGGGGAGGAGGTAATAGTGATGCCTATCTCAATTAAAGAGCCCTTAGTAGAGGGAGCCCCTAAGTTCAGGTTGAAGAGGAGGAAGCACACGATAATACTGGACTTAGGTCCGGCTATGTCAGATACCGAAGTGACTATCTACTCGGGTGAGAGGGAAGTGGTCACATTAGTCACAGATTCGAGGGGGAGGATAACGCTTGCGAAGAGCAGCCCTCTTGGAAGGAAGATCCTAGAAGCTATAAAGAACGAGAATTTGAGGGTAGTCCCAGGGGAGAGGAGCGAGGAGTACGAATTCCCATCAGAGTGA
- a CDS encoding translation initiation factor IF-5A, with product MSVTRGSAGDLKKGSYVILDDEPCEVLEVSKSKPGKHGSAKVRVEARGIFDGARRSKIFPADALVEIPIVDKKTAQVINVYGNVVQLMDLETYETFELPLPEDPELASKLKSGIEVEYWESMGKRKIVRTRGGV from the coding sequence ATGTCAGTCACTAGGGGTAGCGCAGGGGATCTGAAGAAGGGTAGTTACGTTATCCTAGATGATGAGCCATGCGAAGTCCTAGAAGTATCGAAATCGAAGCCAGGGAAGCACGGTTCAGCTAAAGTGAGGGTTGAGGCCAGGGGGATATTCGATGGAGCGAGGAGATCGAAGATATTCCCAGCTGATGCCTTAGTAGAGATACCGATCGTCGATAAGAAGACAGCTCAAGTGATAAACGTCTACGGTAATGTAGTGCAACTCATGGATCTAGAGACTTATGAGACCTTCGAGTTACCTCTCCCCGAGGATCCGGAATTGGCCTCTAAGCTGAAGAGCGGGATAGAAGTGGAGTACTGGGAATCGATGGGGAAGAGGAAGATAGTGAGGACGAGGGGTGGCGTGTAG
- a CDS encoding nicotinamide-nucleotide adenylyltransferase, giving the protein MIRRALVIGRFQPLHHGHLYLFRYALSRAEELVIGIGSSQFCCQPRNPLSAGERMELIVRTLRREGFPMERIFISCIPDTQSPEENWGLIVLDRVPRVDIAFSNDPETVRCLKEVGLHVENVPFFKREIYEATKIRELILKGDSSWKSLVPESSLDFLIEVDFEGRVRRSAGNNSL; this is encoded by the coding sequence ATGATCAGGAGAGCCCTCGTCATAGGGAGGTTTCAACCCCTCCATCACGGTCATCTCTACTTGTTCAGGTACGCTCTATCTAGAGCTGAGGAGTTAGTGATAGGTATAGGGAGCTCTCAATTCTGCTGCCAGCCGAGGAACCCCCTCTCAGCTGGGGAGAGGATGGAGCTCATAGTGAGGACGTTGAGGAGGGAGGGCTTCCCAATGGAGAGGATATTCATATCCTGCATACCAGATACTCAATCCCCCGAGGAGAATTGGGGACTTATAGTCTTGGATAGAGTTCCCAGAGTAGATATCGCTTTCTCTAATGATCCTGAGACAGTGAGGTGCCTTAAGGAAGTTGGATTGCATGTAGAGAACGTCCCCTTCTTCAAGAGGGAGATTTATGAAGCCACTAAGATAAGGGAGCTCATATTGAAGGGAGATAGTTCTTGGAAGTCTTTAGTACCGGAATCTTCACTCGACTTCCTCATTGAAGTGGATTTTGAGGGTAGAGTGAGGAGGTCCGCGGGGAATAATTCACTCTGA